One Streptomyces hundungensis DNA segment encodes these proteins:
- a CDS encoding pentapeptide repeat-containing protein has product MAAARSAKKTAATAGARRVEVRLPPLAPFGAGELEPEGDYDGLEFRDLDLARQQAPSARFLDCGLYGCVLDDTRLTGARFIDSVLSGIRGVGTDLARASLRDVEVRDVRMGGVQLHGAVLERVLVKGGKIDYLNLREAELRDVVFDGCVLSEPDFGGARLTRVEFRGCELRGADFTGVRMADVDLRGVTLLDIARGVERLAGAVISPSQLLDLAPAFAAQVGVRVEA; this is encoded by the coding sequence ATGGCAGCGGCTCGGAGTGCGAAGAAGACGGCGGCTACGGCGGGTGCCCGCAGGGTGGAGGTGCGACTGCCGCCACTGGCGCCGTTCGGCGCGGGTGAGTTGGAACCGGAGGGTGATTACGACGGCCTGGAGTTCCGGGACCTCGACCTGGCGCGCCAGCAGGCACCCAGCGCCCGCTTCCTCGACTGCGGCCTCTACGGCTGCGTCCTGGACGACACACGCCTGACCGGAGCCCGCTTCATCGACTCGGTGCTGTCCGGGATCCGAGGGGTGGGTACGGATCTGGCGCGGGCGAGCCTGCGCGACGTGGAGGTCCGGGACGTGCGCATGGGCGGGGTCCAGCTGCACGGCGCGGTGCTCGAACGGGTGCTGGTCAAGGGCGGGAAGATCGACTACCTGAACCTGCGCGAGGCCGAGCTGCGCGATGTCGTCTTCGACGGCTGTGTGCTCTCCGAGCCCGACTTCGGCGGCGCCAGGCTGACCCGGGTCGAGTTCCGGGGCTGCGAGCTGCGCGGGGCCGACTTCACGGGCGTGCGCATGGCCGACGTCGACCTGCGCGGGGTGACGCTGCTCGACATCGCACGCGGCGTGGAACGACTGGCGGGCGCCGTCATCAGCCCCTCCCAACTCCTCGACCTGGCACCGGCGTTCGCGGCGCAGGTGGGGGTGCGGGTGGAGGCGTGA